From one Amphiura filiformis chromosome 13, Afil_fr2py, whole genome shotgun sequence genomic stretch:
- the LOC140167976 gene encoding uncharacterized protein, which translates to MRGMINSINSLSRMARKPVKMFKPFTCSYCISYFHSFDGFKQHVRRHRMKRNRLNARGQSLYCPICERKDGGHTETGRCEHCQKCVLDKSELAMHIGTQTRNVILQCQYCQKCFTDREKMRRHLKYHIKEKTLQCEFCQKAFASKSTLINHIRTHTNEKPFQCEFCQKTFARKSTLIEHIRTHTKEKPFQCLFCEKTFAQQVYLKRHTRTHTQENPFQCKYCQRTFAHQVYLKSHTRIHTQEKPFQCQICGKTFAHQSSLKIHIRTHTKEKPYQCEYCQKCFADNNGYKRHIRTHTKEKPFQCQYCQKTFAQQAHLQGHIRIHTKEKPYQCEYCQRTFTLKSSLKTHIRIHTNEKPFQCEICQNTFTQKSSLISHIRTHTKEKPFQCKICQKTFAQQAQLQGHIRTHTKEKPYQCEHCQKCFAESSNHKRHIRTHKALPL; encoded by the coding sequence ATGAGAGGAATGATCAACTCCATTAATTCTTTATCCAGAATGGCAAGGAAGCCGGTAAAGATGTTTAAACCATTCACTTGTTCTTATTGTATAAGTTACTTTCACTCCTTTGATGGATTTAAGCAACATGTTCGTAGACATCGGATGAAGCGTAACAGGCTTAATGCTAGAGGGCAAAGTTTGTACTGTCCAATATGTGAACGAAAAGATGGCGGTCATACAGAGACAGGCAGATGTGAACATTGTCAGAAATGTGTTTTAGATAAAAGTGAACTTGCTATGCACATCGGAACTCAAACCAGAAATGTCATCTTACAGTGCCAGTATTGTCAGAAGTGTTTCACAGATAGAGAAAAAATGAGAAGACACCTCAAATATCACATAAAAGAAAAGACCTTGCAATGTGAGTTTTGTCAAAAAGCTTTTGCATCGAAAAGTACTCTTATaaaccatatcagaactcacacaaatgaaaagccatttcagtgtgagttttgtcagAAAACCTTTGCACGGAAAAGTACTCTTAtagaacacatcagaactcacacaaaagaaaagCCGTTTCAGTGTTTGTTTTGTGAGAAAACTTTTGCACAGCAGGTCTATCTTAAACGCCACACCAGAACTCACACACAAGAAAACCCATTTCAGTGTAAGTATTGTCAGAGAACTTTTGCACATCAGGTCTATCTTAAAAGCCACACCAGAATTCACACACAAGAAAAGCCCTTTCAGTGCCAGATTTGTGGGAAAACTTTTGCACACCAGAGCAGTCTTAAAATCCATATCAGAACGCATACCAAAGAaaagccatatcagtgtgaatattgccagaaatgctttgcaGACAATAATGGTTACAAAcgacatatcagaactcacaccaaagaaaaaccctttCAATGTCagtattgtcagaaaacatttgcACAGCAGGCCCATCTGCAAGgtcacatcagaattcacaccaaagagaaaccatatcagtgtgagtattgtcagaggACTTTTACACTTAAAAGCAGTCTTAAAacacacatcagaattcacacaaaTGAAAAGCCCTTCCAATGTGAGATTTGTCAAAACACATTTACACAGAAAAGTTCTCTTATaagccacatcagaactcacaccaaagaaaaaccatttCAGTGCAAGATATGTCAGAAAACGTTTGCCCAGCAGGCTCAACTTCAaggccacatcagaactcacaccaaagagaaaccatatcagtgtgaacattgtcagaaatgctttgcagaGAGTAGTAATCATAAACGACACATCAGGACTCACAAAGCCCTTCCATTGTGA